The following proteins are co-located in the Micromonospora coriariae genome:
- a CDS encoding MBL fold metallo-hydrolase gives MKLGPHLHRIGNDIVAVYLIETEEGVTVVDAGLSGHWPELVAELSGMGRSLADVRGLILTHGDADHIGFAERLRRDHGVPIFVHGADAARARGEVKPKASFGKVKVGAMARFLWYAGRKGGMRTTYLTEVTAVKDGQVLDLPGAPRVIGMPGHSPGSIAVHVPVADAVFVGDALTTRHVLTGRQGPQPAPFTDDPALALASLARIEDLPATWILPGHGIPWNGGVREAVRLTRAVAEAR, from the coding sequence ATGAAGCTCGGGCCACACCTGCACCGCATCGGCAACGACATCGTCGCCGTCTACCTGATCGAGACCGAGGAGGGTGTGACGGTCGTGGATGCCGGGCTCTCCGGTCACTGGCCGGAGCTGGTGGCGGAGCTGTCCGGCATGGGCCGCTCGCTCGCCGACGTCCGGGGGTTGATCCTCACCCACGGCGACGCCGACCACATCGGGTTCGCCGAGCGGCTCCGGCGCGATCACGGCGTGCCGATCTTCGTGCACGGCGCGGACGCCGCCCGCGCCCGCGGCGAGGTCAAGCCCAAGGCGTCCTTCGGGAAGGTCAAGGTGGGCGCGATGGCGCGTTTCCTCTGGTACGCGGGCCGCAAGGGCGGAATGCGCACGACCTACCTCACCGAGGTGACCGCCGTAAAGGACGGTCAGGTGCTCGACCTGCCCGGTGCCCCGCGCGTGATCGGGATGCCGGGCCACTCGCCGGGCAGCATCGCCGTGCACGTGCCGGTCGCCGACGCGGTGTTCGTGGGGGACGCGCTCACCACCCGGCATGTGCTGACCGGCCGGCAGGGCCCGCAGCCGGCGCCGTTCACCGACGACCCGGCGCTTGCGCTCGCCTCACTCGCCCGCATCGAGGACCTGCCGGCGACGTGGATCCTCCCCGGTCACGGCATCCCGTGGAACGGGGGCGTCCGCGAGGCGGTGCGCCTGACAAGGGCGGTGGCCGAGGCTCGGTGA
- the trmB gene encoding tRNA (guanosine(46)-N7)-methyltransferase TrmB, with translation MTATDHDPAAPPTSRAIRTFHPRRGRMSGRQTDALDRLWPVYGLDVPDGVVRQVDLAGLFGRRAPVVLEIGSGMGDSTAMMAAADPDRDYLAVEVHTPGIANLLDLVDRAGLGNVRVARGDALDLVRGLPEGALDAVHVFFPDPWPKARHHKRRIIQPAHVALLRSRLNPGGTLHCATDWAEYAEAMRQTLDADPELVDAYGGFAPRPAHRPVTKFEQRALTAGRPVADLIYRRR, from the coding sequence GTGACCGCCACCGACCATGACCCCGCCGCCCCGCCCACGAGCCGGGCGATCCGCACCTTCCACCCCCGACGGGGCCGGATGAGCGGCCGGCAGACCGATGCGCTGGATCGGCTCTGGCCCGTGTACGGCCTGGACGTGCCGGACGGGGTCGTGCGGCAGGTCGACCTCGCCGGCCTGTTCGGCCGCCGGGCGCCGGTGGTGCTGGAGATCGGCTCCGGCATGGGCGACAGCACCGCCATGATGGCCGCCGCTGACCCGGACCGAGATTATCTGGCGGTAGAGGTGCACACGCCGGGAATCGCGAACCTGCTCGACCTGGTGGACCGGGCCGGCCTGGGCAACGTGCGGGTGGCTCGGGGCGACGCGTTGGACCTGGTCCGTGGCCTGCCCGAGGGCGCCCTGGACGCGGTGCACGTCTTCTTCCCGGACCCGTGGCCGAAGGCCCGCCACCACAAGCGGCGGATCATCCAGCCGGCACACGTGGCGCTGCTGCGCTCCCGCCTGAACCCGGGCGGCACGCTGCACTGCGCTACCGACTGGGCCGAGTACGCCGAGGCGATGCGGCAGACCCTGGACGCGGATCCGGAGCTGGTGGACGCGTACGGCGGGTTCGCGCCGCGTCCGGCGCACCGCCCGGTGACGAAGTTCGAGCAACGGGCGCTCACCGCCGGCCGGCCGGTCGCCGATCTGATCTACCGCCGCCGGTGA
- a CDS encoding DEAD/DEAH box helicase encodes MTLTAALPTSADPDTLFDAFAGWAKERGLDLYPHQEEAVIEIVSGANLIMNTPTGSGKSLVAVAAHFAALADSRTTFYTAPIKALVSEKFFALCEVFGAENVGMLTGDASVNADAPIICCTAEILANLALREGDRADVGQVIMDEFHFYAEPDRGWAWQVPIIELPQAQFILMSATLGDTTRFVDDLTRRTGRPTAVVRSAERPVPLIFSYAMTPLHETLEELLETKQAPVYVVHFTQAAALERAQALMSVNVCTRAEKDMIAEAIGGFRFTSGFGKTLSRLVRHGIGVHHAGMLPKYRRLVETLAQAGLLKVICGTDTLGVGINVPIRTVLFTGLSKYDGVRTRLLKNREFHQIAGRAGRAGYDTIGRVVVQAPEHVIDNEKALAKAGDDPKKRRKVVRKKPPEGSIGWGQPTFDRLVDAEPEPLTSSFQVSHSMLLNVIGRPGDAFTAMRHLLTDNHEEPAAQRRHIRRAIAIYRALRAGGVVEELPEPDETGRRIRLTVDLQLDFALNQPLSPLALATIELLDAESPSYALDVLSVIESILDDPRQILSAQQFKARGEAVAAMKAEGIEYEARLELLDEVTHPKPLAELLEAAYEMYRQGHPWVADHQLSPKAVVRDMYERAMTFTEYVQFYGLTRSEGLVLRYLADAYKTLRQTVPEDAKTEELIDLIEWLGELVRQVDSSLIDEWERLRNPSDVAEVAQAHAALTDRPPAVTRNARAFRVLVRNALFRRVELAALRRWDLLAELDAGDGWDYDAWADALGPYFEAYDSIGVGPDARGPALLMIEQGRERWTVRQIFDDPDGDHDWGISAEVDLAASDEIGAAVIRITDVGQL; translated from the coding sequence ATGACGCTCACCGCCGCGCTGCCGACAAGCGCCGACCCCGACACCCTCTTCGACGCGTTCGCCGGCTGGGCGAAGGAGCGCGGCCTCGACCTCTACCCCCATCAGGAGGAGGCGGTCATCGAGATCGTCTCCGGCGCCAACCTGATCATGAACACGCCCACCGGCTCCGGTAAGAGCCTGGTGGCGGTCGCCGCGCACTTCGCGGCGCTCGCGGACAGCCGGACGACCTTCTACACCGCGCCGATCAAGGCGCTGGTGTCGGAGAAGTTCTTCGCCCTCTGCGAGGTGTTCGGCGCCGAGAACGTCGGCATGCTGACCGGCGACGCCAGCGTCAACGCCGACGCCCCGATCATCTGCTGCACGGCGGAGATCCTGGCCAATCTGGCGCTGCGCGAGGGTGACCGGGCCGACGTCGGCCAGGTGATCATGGACGAGTTCCACTTCTACGCCGAACCCGACCGGGGCTGGGCCTGGCAGGTGCCGATCATCGAGCTGCCGCAGGCGCAGTTCATCCTGATGTCCGCCACCCTGGGGGACACCACCCGGTTCGTCGACGACCTGACCCGGCGCACCGGGCGGCCGACAGCCGTCGTCCGCTCGGCCGAGCGGCCGGTCCCGCTGATCTTCTCGTACGCCATGACGCCCCTGCACGAGACGCTCGAGGAACTGCTGGAAACCAAGCAGGCCCCGGTGTACGTGGTGCACTTCACCCAGGCCGCCGCGCTGGAGCGCGCCCAGGCGCTGATGAGCGTCAACGTGTGCACGCGCGCCGAGAAGGACATGATCGCCGAGGCAATCGGCGGCTTCCGCTTCACCTCCGGCTTCGGCAAGACGCTGTCCCGGCTGGTCCGGCACGGCATCGGCGTCCACCACGCGGGCATGCTGCCCAAGTACCGCCGGCTGGTCGAGACCCTCGCCCAGGCCGGCCTGCTCAAGGTCATCTGCGGCACCGACACCCTCGGCGTCGGCATCAACGTGCCGATCCGCACCGTGCTGTTCACCGGCCTGTCCAAGTACGACGGGGTCCGTACCCGGCTGCTCAAGAACCGCGAGTTCCACCAGATCGCCGGGCGGGCCGGGCGGGCCGGCTACGACACCATCGGCCGGGTCGTGGTGCAGGCCCCCGAGCACGTCATCGACAACGAGAAGGCCCTCGCCAAGGCCGGCGACGACCCGAAGAAGCGCCGCAAGGTGGTCCGCAAGAAGCCGCCGGAGGGCTCGATCGGCTGGGGCCAGCCCACCTTCGACCGACTGGTCGACGCCGAGCCGGAGCCGCTGACCTCCAGTTTCCAGGTCAGCCACTCGATGCTGCTCAACGTCATCGGCCGGCCCGGGGACGCGTTCACCGCGATGCGGCACCTCCTCACCGACAACCACGAGGAGCCCGCCGCGCAGCGCCGGCACATCCGCCGGGCGATCGCCATCTACCGGGCGCTGCGTGCCGGCGGGGTCGTCGAGGAGCTGCCCGAGCCGGACGAGACCGGCCGGCGGATCCGGCTCACCGTCGACCTCCAGCTCGACTTCGCCCTCAACCAGCCGCTCTCCCCCCTCGCGCTGGCCACCATCGAACTACTCGACGCCGAGTCCCCGTCGTACGCGCTCGACGTGCTGAGCGTGATCGAGTCGATCCTCGACGACCCCCGGCAGATCCTCTCCGCGCAGCAGTTCAAGGCGCGCGGCGAGGCGGTCGCCGCGATGAAGGCCGAGGGCATCGAGTACGAGGCCCGCCTCGAACTGCTCGACGAGGTGACCCACCCGAAGCCCCTCGCGGAGCTGCTGGAGGCCGCGTACGAGATGTACCGGCAGGGGCACCCGTGGGTCGCCGACCACCAGCTCTCCCCCAAGGCCGTGGTCCGCGACATGTACGAGCGGGCGATGACCTTCACCGAGTACGTGCAATTCTACGGGCTGACCCGCTCGGAAGGCCTCGTCCTGCGCTATCTGGCCGACGCGTACAAGACGCTGCGGCAGACGGTGCCCGAGGACGCCAAGACCGAGGAGCTGATCGACCTCATCGAGTGGCTGGGCGAGCTGGTCCGCCAGGTCGACTCCAGCCTGATCGACGAGTGGGAGCGGCTGCGCAACCCGTCGGACGTGGCCGAGGTGGCCCAGGCGCACGCCGCCCTGACCGACCGGCCACCGGCGGTGACCCGCAACGCCCGCGCGTTCCGGGTGCTGGTGCGCAACGCGCTGTTCCGCCGGGTCGAGCTGGCCGCCCTGCGCCGCTGGGACCTGCTCGCCGAGCTGGACGCCGGCGACGGCTGGGACTACGACGCCTGGGCCGACGCGCTGGGGCCGTACTTCGAGGCGTACGACTCGATCGGCGTCGGGCCGGACGCGCGTGGACCGGCGCTGCTCATGATCGAGCAGGGCCGGGAGCGGTGGACGGTCCGGCAGATCTTCGACGACCCGGACGGCGACCACGACTGGGGCATCAGCGCCGAGGTCGACCTGGCCGCCTCGGACGAGATCGGCGCCGCCGTCATCCGGATCACCGACGTCGGCCAGCTCTGA
- a CDS encoding class F sortase, whose product MEIFRPSQPPVDRPSVAARPPTAVTPRRSRPPGRSPWAVPVAVVLVLAGVFATGAGLGRSVGPFDWAPAGGDRPARSETVGLSASRPVRLSVPAIKIAAPVAPVGQARDGSIAVPPLERHNETGWYDRGPTPGEPGPAVIVGHVDTKSGPSVFYDLGKLHPGDLIEVARADRSVVVFKVDTVEHFPKDQLPAERIYGHDGPPGLRLITCGGQFIGGRTGYADNVIAFATLQSSRKP is encoded by the coding sequence ATGGAGATCTTCCGTCCCTCGCAGCCGCCCGTCGACCGTCCGTCGGTGGCCGCCCGGCCGCCGACCGCCGTCACGCCCCGGCGCAGCCGTCCGCCCGGCCGCAGCCCCTGGGCCGTGCCGGTGGCCGTGGTGCTGGTGCTGGCCGGCGTCTTCGCCACGGGGGCGGGGCTGGGCCGCTCCGTCGGCCCGTTCGACTGGGCGCCGGCCGGCGGTGACCGGCCGGCCCGCAGCGAGACGGTCGGACTGTCAGCCAGCCGCCCGGTGCGCCTCTCGGTGCCGGCGATCAAGATCGCCGCGCCGGTGGCGCCGGTCGGGCAGGCCCGGGACGGCTCGATCGCCGTACCTCCGCTGGAGCGGCACAACGAGACCGGCTGGTACGACCGCGGGCCCACGCCCGGCGAGCCCGGCCCGGCGGTGATCGTCGGGCACGTGGACACCAAGAGCGGGCCGTCGGTCTTCTACGACCTGGGCAAGCTGCATCCCGGCGACCTCATCGAGGTGGCCCGGGCGGACCGGTCGGTGGTGGTGTTCAAGGTCGACACGGTCGAGCACTTCCCGAAGGACCAGCTGCCCGCCGAGCGGATCTACGGCCACGACGGCCCACCCGGGCTCCGGCTGATCACCTGCGGTGGCCAGTTCATCGGCGGCCGCACCGGCTACGCCGACAACGTCATCGCCTTCGCCACCCTCCAGTCCTCCCGGAAACCCTGA